A stretch of DNA from Edaphobacter lichenicola:
AAATGCAAAACGGGGCGAGAGGAGCGAAATAGCCACTTCCCAGCTTGAAGAGCCGCAGTGGAGTCTTTCGATCCTGCCCGCTCCGTCGACTTATCAGGACTGAGCCGAGCAGTGTGTTCGATTTAGGTTTACAGTTTCGCGTATGTCTTGCTCTCGGCGAACTCTCGTACGGACTGGCCTGTTAGGCGTTCCCTTCCTGCAGGTGAGATCATCACTCCTCCTCCTACGCTCGCCATGACGGTTGCTATCCGCAGTGCGAATCCGGAACAGTGGTTCTGGTTTCTGGACATACCTTTTGCATGAAGGCCACCGGTAAAGATACGGGCGGCTCCTCTGCGTGGCTTATAGCAGAAAACGGACCAGTCTCATCGAGGCGGTCAGGACGATCATTTCGCTCTTCCAGGGTTGTCCAAAAACGAGGGCGGTAGAGCCGGCGTCTTTGCAGATTATTGCCCATCATGGGTCTGCCCTCGAGCTGCCTGAGAACACATTGCAGTCCTGCCAACGTGCTCTGACCCTTGGAGCGACCGCTCTTGAGATCGACATCTGCATGACTGCGGATGAACAGTTGATTCTCTGGCACGATTGGGATCCAAATGACCTCATCTCTGTAACCCGCCAGATTGAGATCGCTCAGTCTGATAATGCTTTCAAGCCTCAGGTGCCAGAGGTAGATGACGGGTGGCGAAGGCCTACCATCGAGCTCACCCTCGCTGATTTTCGCGATCACTTCTCGTACCAGGATGAGCGCGACGCCGCAGTCGCAATCAAGTGGAAGATCGATCATGGGGACATTGACCTCACAGTTCCCACACTGCCCGAGTTCTTCGCAGCAGCGACTCATTGGGAGAAACTCCGCACCGTGTATATAGACGTCAGATGCCCGCAACTTCCGCTCTGCGGTATGCAGGTCCCATGGCTGACCAGATTCGTGCGTTGAGCGGTGAAATGAGGCAGCGACAATTCAATGTAGTGGTGATGGTTCCCGATAGCCTCGTCTTGCAAGTCATGAAAGCGCGCGCCGATGTGAAGGGCTATTCGCTGGTCTTTACATGGGACGTGGAGTTTCCCCCGGGAGTGATACTC
This window harbors:
- a CDS encoding glycerophosphodiester phosphodiesterase family protein translates to MAYSRKRTSLIEAVRTIISLFQGCPKTRAVEPASLQIIAHHGSALELPENTLQSCQRALTLGATALEIDICMTADEQLILWHDWDPNDLISVTRQIEIAQSDNAFKPQVPEVDDGWRRPTIELTLADFRDHFSYQDERDAAVAIKWKIDHGDIDLTVPTLPEFFAAATHWEKLRTVYIDVRCPQLPLCGMQVPWLTRFVR